The DNA sequence CAGGATCTTACCTTCGACACCACGCTCACCGAAACCACCAGGAACCAGGATCGCATCCAGACCATCCAGAACTTCCAGACCCTTGGTTTCCAGATCCTGAGAGTCGATGTAGCGGATATTGATGCTCAAACGGTTTTTCAGACCTGCGTGTTTCAGGGCTTCGTTAACTGATTTATAAGCATCCGGCAGAGAAACGTATTTACCGACCATACCAATAGTGACTTCACCAGTTGGATTGGCTTCCTGATAAATAACCTGTTCCCACTCAGCCAGATTCGCTTCGCCACATTGCAGGCCAAAACGATCAACTACCAGTTGATCCAGACCTTGTGATTTCAGCAATGCCGGGATTTTATAAATAGAATCAACGTCTTTCAGTGAAATAACAGCGCGTTCCGGCACGTTACAGAACAAGGCGATTTTCGCACGTTCATTCGCAGGAATAGCGCGGTCGGAGCGGCAGATCAAAATGTCTGGCTGAATACCGATCGACAGCAATTCTTTAACGGAGTGCTGAGTTGGTTTGGTTTTCACTTCACCGGCAGCGGCCAGATATGGCACCAGAGTCAGGTGCATGAACAGCGCGTTATTACGGCCGATATCCACTGCCAGCTGACGGATAGCTTCCAGGAATGGTAACGATTCGATGTCACCGACAGTACCGCCGATTTCAACGATCGCAACATCATGCCCTTCAGCACCTGCAATCACGCGCTCTTTAATAGCGTTAGTGATGTGAGGAATAACCTGAATGGTTGCACCCAGATAGTCACCACGACGCTCTTTACGCAGCACGTCGGAATACACACGGCCGGTGGTAAAGTTATTGCGACGGGACATCTTGGTACGAATAAAACGTTCGTAGTGACCTAAGTCCAGATCGGTTTCAGCGCCATCTTCCGTGACGAATACTTCACCATGCTGAATGGGGCTCATGGTGCCCGGATCAACGTTGATGTACGGATCGAGTTTCAGCATGGTTACTTTTAAACCACGCGCTTCCAGGACCGCTGCCAATGAGGCTGCTGCGATACCTTTACCTAAGGATGAAACCACCCCGCCTGTCACGAAAATATATTTAGTCGTCATGCTGAACCTGAAGAAGTTTAGGAATCACGCAGATGCGTGCGGGAGAAACAGACGGGATGAAATTATACCGCAAGCCCCCGCTCCTAACAACGGCAACAGGATACTCATTTGCATTGAGAGGAGTCTTGCGTTGGGTCAACTTCACTCCATTTGTTTGACTTGTTGCCAAACGGCTTCCAGTTCATCCAGTGAACAGGCCTTCAAAGTACGTCCCTGTGACTGAACAATTTGTTCCAGTGCACGAAAACGACGTTCAAATTTATGATTGCCGGCCCGCAGAATTTTCTCCGGATCGAAGCCCAGATGGCGTACGAGATTAACATTAGCAAACAAAAGGTCGCCCAGCTCTTCGCCGAGTGCTTTTTTATCCAGTTCCGGCTGATTAACCTCAGCCATGACCTCGTTCAGCTCTTCGTGGATCTTTTCAATTACGGGTGGCAATTCATGCCAGTCAAATCCGACGGTCGCACATCGTTTCTGAATTTTAGCCGCCCGCATGAGTGCAGGCAGGCTTTGCGGAATATCGTCCAGGACACTGATCGCATCAGCATCCTTTTCCTGGCGTTCTTTCGCTTTTTCTGCTTCCCAGTTAGCGCTTACCGCAGCGACATCTGCAAAATCTTTACCGGCAAAAACGTGCGGATGCCGGCGTACCAGTTTTTCACTGATGGTATTCACGACATCCTGAAAATTGAACAGGCCTTGTTCCTGCGCCAGTTGCGCATAAAAAACCACCTGAAACAGCAGATCACCTAATTCTGACTGTAATCCGCCCAGATCATTCTGTTCGATACTATCCACCACTTCATAGGCTTCTTCGATGGTATAGGCTGTCAAACTCTGTAAGGTCTGTTTTTTATCCCACGGACAGCCATTTTCCGGATCACGCAACTGCTGCATCAGAGCCAGAAGATCTTGCATGGAGTATGTATGTGTCATGAGGGTACCTGCTGAAAATGAAAAACCGCCGTTGCGGAAAACGGCGGTCAAAGATAAGTACTGATTAAAGACGTTTGGCGCTGACTACATCATTCATCTGATTGATCTTCGCCAGCATGCGGTTCAGTGTTTCAATATTATATATTTCCATATCAATATCGATGTCTGCCGTTTGCTGTTTAACGTTGGAACGGCTGCGCATTCCCAGTACATTGATTTTTTCATTGGCAATGATGGTGGTGATATCACGCAACAGTCCTGAACGATCATTAGCCGTGATCCGCACCGTCAGCGCATAACCACCGGAATAATTCTCACCCCATACCGCATCAATAATCCGTTCCGGATTCCGGCGGCTCAGCTCTTTGAACTGTTCACAATCCTCACGATGGATCGATATACCGCGTCCCTGGGTAATAAAACCGGTAATGCTGTCACCCGGGATCGGCTGGCAGCAACGGGCAACATGCGTCATCAGGTTACCAACTCCCTGAACGACAATATGCCCTTTCCCCGGTTTTACATTTTTCATCCGGTGCTGGGTTTTATTTTCCAGTTGCTCTAACAACCGGCGATCCTCTTCCTCTGCTGTCGGCTTATTCAGCTTCTGCTCCAGGAAGTTCATCAGCTGATTGATCCGCACTTCTCCGGAACCTATTCCGGACAGCAGATCATCAAATTCCATCAGACTGAGACGGGTATAGAACTCTTTTACCGTTGATGCCAACTCATCACGGGAAAGTGTAAAGCCATGACGATCTAGCTCTTTTTCCAGTAACTCTTTACCAGCCAGAATGTTCTTATCACGATCGAGTTTCCGGAACCACGCAGCTACCTTGGCCCGGCCACGGCTGGTGCGCAAGAACGCCAGGTTAGGATTCATCCAGTCACGGCTGGGGTTCGGCTCTTTCTGGGTGATAATTTCGATCTGATCACCGGTTTGCAGCTGATAAGTGAACGGGACGATACGGCCATCTATTTTGGCACCGATACAACGGTGGCCGATCATACTGTGCACCTGGTAGGCAAAATCGAGTGGTGTCGCACCGGCAGGCAAATCCACCACATCACCTTTCGGGGTAAAGACATAAACACGATCTTCAAATACCTGGGTACGCAGTTCATCCACCAGCGAGCCGGATTCGACCATATCTTCCTGCCAGGCAAGCAGTTTGCGCAGCCAGGCAATGCGTTCTTCATAGGCGGCATTTTTACCCGCCTGCATTCCCTCTTTATATTTCCAGTGCGCTGCCACCCCCAGTTCCGATTCCTGATGCATCTGCTCGGTACGGATCTGGATTTCAACGGTTTTGCCTTCCGGCCCTAATACCACGGTATGGATAGACTGATAACCATTGGGTTTCGGGTTAGCGACATAGTCATCAAATTCCCGCGGAATATGATGCCAGAGGGTATGGATGATACCGAGTGCGGCGTAGCAATCCTGCAGGCGTTTGGTTACGACACGCACAGCCCGGACATCATACAGATCAGAAAAATTGAGGTTTTTCTTCTGCATCTTGCGCCAGATACTGTAGATGTGCTTCGGACGGCCATAAACTTCGGCATCAATCCCCGCTTCCTGCAGTGCGGTTTTGGTATCCGTAACAAAACGCTGGATATAATGTTCACGATCCAGCCGCTTTTCATCCAGCAATTTGGCTATTTGCTTATAGGTATCCGGATGCAGATAGCGGAATGAGAGATCTTCCAGCTCCCATTTGAGCTGTCCGATCCCCAGACGGTTGGCCAGCGGTGCATAGATGTTGGAAATTTCCTTGGCCACCAGCACCCGGGTTTCTTCGTTCGCATTTTTTACTTCCCGCAGGCAGGCAATGCGTTCGGCAAGTTTAATAACGACCGCACGCACATCTTCGACCATCGCCAGCAGCATGCGGCGAACATTGTCTACCTGAGCATCGGAAACACTGGCACTACTCAATTGTTGCAGAAAGCGGATCGCATCAATATCAATCACACCTTGCAGCAACTGGCTGATCACCGCGCCAAAATCGGCAGTTACCTGCTCGACGGTCATATATGCAGGTTCAATCAGCGGGAATAACGCCGCTGCTTTGAGCGTATCCATATCCATATGCAGCGTCAGTAATATACCGATCATTTCGGCGCTGCGTTTGGAGAGGCGTTGCTGTTCGTTTTGGTCCTGAATGCGGTTATGACAATATTCGAATACCGAGAACAATGCGGCTTTGTCTGCTGCAGGCAGATCCAGCGTAGTCATCCACTCGTTTAAGTCAAAACCAGTTTTCAGGTGAGTATCACGAACCGCAACCATGGGACGCTCGTCCTTATTTATTTTCGTTCAAACAAAAAGAGAGATTCGACATGCCCGGTATGCGGGAACATGTCCAGTAATCCCCACTGTTTCAATGTATAGCCCGGTTGTAACAGTGCACAATCACGCGCTGCGGTGACCGGGTTGCAAGAAACATACACGATCCGGCGGGCACCGCTTTTGGCCAGCCATGGCATGACCGCTTCAGCACCTGTCCGCCCCGGATCCAACAGCACCAGATCATAGCATTGTTGCTGCCAGCCTGCGTTGGCATATTCCGCCATTTTTGTCAGATCTGCGCGATGAAATCCGGTATTAACCAGCTGATTCTGTTCTGCATTATGAGTGGCTCTTTGTACCATTTCATCCACACCTTCGATTCCGGTGACAGATGCTGCCTCACGGGCTAACGGCAGGGTGAAATTACCGATACCACAGAATAGATCCAGCACATTATCTGTCGCGGTCGGAGCCAGCCATTCGCGCACATAGTTGACCAGACGTTGGTTGACCTGCGGATTGACCTGCAAGAAGTCACCCGGCTGGAAATAAAGCCGCAAGCCATCCAGCTGATAGAAGCTCGGTTTAACGTCAGCCAGCGGTTCCGGGTAGCCGGTTGTCTGCAGATACAGAGCACAATCATGCTGTAACGCAAACGCCAGCAGCAGCTCTTTATCTTTTACTGGCGGACGACCGTTGTGACGCAGCAACATCGCTAGCCCGCTTTCGGTTTCATACAGTTCAATATGACCGACATCACGAGCCGAACTGAGCTCATTGATCAGTGTGCGCAATGGCACGATGAGCGCCGATAACGCAGCAGTCAGCACCGGGCAGCTGTTAATTTCCACCAGCGCCTGACTTTGCTTTTGACGGAAACCAACCAGCACGCAACGTTTGTTTTTATCGTATTTCACCGCCAGACGGCAGACACGTCGATAGGCTTGCGGGGCGCTGCTTTCGATCCACAGCGGTGCAGGCAGGTCGATTTTGGCCAGTTGCCGGAATAAACGCTGCACACCTTGCTGTTTTGCCTGGCATTGCATTGCTTGCGGCATCATTTGTGCGTTACAACCACCGCATTGCTTGAATGCCGGACAAAAAGGTTCGCAGCGATCGGCAGAAGGCTCAATCACCTGCCGTAACCGGGCATGAGCATACTGCTTTTTCTGCTCGGTGATCTGCACACTGACTTTTTCGCCAGGCAGGACTCCTTCGACAAAACAGGCTTTACCCTGATAGCGACCCACACCGGTCAGGTGGTGATCCAAGTTATCGATAGTTATCTCTACCGCCTGGGTAGGTAATGCTTTAGGTTTGGGTTGGAAAAACTGAACCATATCTCTTGGTGGCTTATCGTTAGGTAGGTATGATGCTGAAAGAGAAGCACCGGAATACTTTATTGTCCCACAAGTACGGGTCAACCAAAACAGACTATGACGAAATATGGCCTGCGCGCCCGCGTTCTTGCATTCACTATTATACCAACGCTGCTGATCGGTACGCTTTTAGCTGGCTATTTTATTTTTCATCGCCACCAGCAGATCGAAAATTTCATGATCGAGCAAGGCACCAGCGTGATAGAACCGCTGGCAATTGCCAGTGAATATGGCCTGACCCGCTCCAGCCGGGAAGATCTGCGCCGGTTGATCAGCACCAGTCATCGTCGTAACTCACCCCTGATTAAATCCATCGCGATCTTTACCAAAGACAACAATCTGTTTGTCACCTCGAACTTTCACCGTGATTTTATGCAGATGCGTTTGCCGGAAGGCAGAAGTATTCCGGAGCTGACCAGCGTTGAACATCTGGATGACTATATTATCCTGCGGACACCTATTCTGGCAGAAAACAGCCTGAGTGAAACGTCGCTGCAAACCAGCAGTACGCCGGAAGTGATTGGTTACATGGCCATCCAGCTCAATATTGATCGCTCGGTGATTGCGCAGTACCGGGATACCGCGACGGCCATTTTCATCGTGCTGCTCGGTTTGATCATGAGCCTGTTTTTTGGTCTGAATCTGGTGCATGTGGTCATCGAGCCCATAAACCGTATGGTACGCGCGGTTTATCATATTCGTGAAGGCCGGCTGGATACCCGTGTGCGCGGCAAGATGGATGGTGAACTGGACATGCTGAAAAATGGTATCAACGCGATGGCGAAAGCGATCAGCGAATACCATAACGAAATGCAGCAGAGTATCGATCAGGCCACCTCCGATCTGCGGGAAACGTTAGAGCAGATCGAGATCCAGAACGTCGAACTGGATATGGCGAAAAAGCGTGCCCAGGAAGCGGCCCGTATCAAATCCGAATTCCTGGCCAACATGTCGCACGAACTGCGAACTCCGCTCAATGGCGTCATTGGCTTTACCCGTCAGCTGTTTAAGACTCAGCTCAGCCTGCATCAGCGTGACTATTTAAGCACCATCGAGCATTCAGCCAAGAATCTGCTCAGCATCATCAATGACATCCTCGACTTCTCGAAACTGGAAGCCGGCAAGCTGACGCTGGAAAACATTCCGTTCAACATCCGTGAAATGATTAATGATACGGTCACGCTGCTGGCGCCGTCGGCACATGACAAAAAGCTGGAGTTATCGCTGCTGGTCAGCCAGCCGATACCGGATCTGGTTGCCGGGGATCCATTACGTCTGCAGCAAATCATCACCAATATCGTCGGTAATGCCATCAAGTTCACCGAACAGGGAATGGTGAACATCCATGTCAGTACCACCCCTTCCATCGACCAGCAAAAAGTACTGCTGCGGTTCCGGATCCGTGATACCGGGATTGGTATGGATGATGAGCAGCTGATGCGTCTGTTCCAGCCGTTCATTCAGGGCGACAGTTCCATTTCACGCCGTTATGGCGGTACCGGGCTGGGTCTGGTGATCAGCCAGAAACTGATTGAGCAGATGGATGGTTCCATGCAGGTGCATTCTGAACCGAACCAGGGTTCTGAATTTACGATCACGATGCCGTTAGAACTGGTTTCAGAGGAAGGGAATATCCCTGCGGAACAGTTACTGCTGGCCGGGAAAAATGTGCTGTTGTGGGAAAATGCAATCTGGAGCCGGGAGTCCTGTTTAAGTCTGCTTAATGAATGGAAAATGCAGACGGTTCTGGAAAATGATGAACAAACTTATGCCGGTGCGTCGTTCTACGCCATGATCATCGGCTTTGCACCCGAAACCCCGACGGAGCAAATCCAGCATACGGTTGATCTTTGTCTGCAACGTTATCAGCTCGATAAATTAATCGTATTAATTAACTCCAGCGATCCGACTCTGCATGAAAAACTGATGCAGAATAATAAGATATATTCGCTCAGTAAGCCGGTGATCCACAGCAAGTTGCTCCAGGCCCTGCTACAACCATTGCCACCGATACAGATACTGGCAGAACCTGCAGAACAGCATAAAGAGAAATTACCGTTACGGATCCTGGCTGTTGATGATAATCCGGCTAACCTGAAACTGATTGTCGCTTTGCTAAACGACTTAGTCGATGAGGTCCACTCCTGTCAGGACGGGCATCTGGCTGTCTCTCTGGCGGAAAAGACGCGTTTTGATATTATTTTTATGGATGTACAGATGCCGATCATGGACGGTATTCAGGCCTGCCAGATCATCCATCAGAATACCTGTAACAAACTGACACCGATTATCGCCGTCACCGCACACGCCTCTCCCGGCGAGCGCGAACGTCTGATGTCCAGTGGTATGGATGAGTATCTGTCAAAACCAATCGATGAAATTCAGCTAAAACGACTGCTGCTGCAGTTCAGTGATCTCAAATCCACTGCTGCCAGACTAACATTTATTGACTGGAACCTGGCGCTGGAAAAAGTAAAAGGGAATGAAGCACTGGCCCGAGATATGCTGCAGATGCTGGTCGCCAGCTTTGATGAGATCACGCCGATGATCGAGGCTTCCGCCGCAGGGACAGAATGTGCTGACTTACTCGATACGATCCATAAATTACGTGGCGGGGCAGCCTATTGCGGCGTACCACAATTGCAATCCAGTTGTGCCGGACTGGAACAGGGACTACGTTCCGGCCTCAGTTGCAGTGCATTTGAACCGGAATTACTGGAGTTGCTGGATATTATGGCTGCCGTAAAAGAAGAGTCGGCCAAATGGTTAGAGCAGGCAGGTTAAATACCTGCCTGTCATGTCATGCGGTAGTTCAGGAGCGCTGATTTTCTACCGGTTTGGCATAAGTTGCTTTCGCAATATCACGCCACTTCGGATCCATTGCAGCCATTCGCTGTTCAAACTGAGCGCGTTGTTCCGCAGTGATGTCGGCAGATGCTTCACCAGCAGCCAGCACATTGGATGCAAACAGACGATATTGGCTATGAATAGCACGATCTATAACTTGCGCTAGTTCTTCCGGCGTTTCAAAGCCATCGGTCAGCGGTTTGCCAACACTGACATGCACCCGTCCCTTATAGCCAATGATACCAGCCACAATACTCTCGATATCCTCAAATTCACTTTTCTGGTAAGAACCAGTCGTTGAGGTCTCGTACAGCTCGCGCGCCTTGGCTTCATCACCCGGATCGTATTCATAAGAGATCGCGACCGGCACAATGTTCAGCTGTTGCATATATTCCACAAAGCCCAGCTTTTTCTGCTTACCAGCCATGTGGAACATTTTCAGAATGGCAGGATCGGTGCAGTCATTACCGTCTTTCGCCCGTCCTTCTTTCTGTGCGATCCAGATGTTGTGACCTTCCTGCAGTGAATCCGCAATATAAGAGGAAAGTTCACTGAAGGTTTTCGCCATCTCACGCGGGCCTTT is a window from the Tolumonas auensis DSM 9187 genome containing:
- a CDS encoding CTP synthase, yielding MTTKYIFVTGGVVSSLGKGIAAASLAAVLEARGLKVTMLKLDPYINVDPGTMSPIQHGEVFVTEDGAETDLDLGHYERFIRTKMSRRNNFTTGRVYSDVLRKERRGDYLGATIQVIPHITNAIKERVIAGAEGHDVAIVEIGGTVGDIESLPFLEAIRQLAVDIGRNNALFMHLTLVPYLAAAGEVKTKPTQHSVKELLSIGIQPDILICRSDRAIPANERAKIALFCNVPERAVISLKDVDSIYKIPALLKSQGLDQLVVDRFGLQCGEANLAEWEQVIYQEANPTGEVTIGMVGKYVSLPDAYKSVNEALKHAGLKNRLSINIRYIDSQDLETKGLEVLDGLDAILVPGGFGERGVEGKILAAQYARENKIPYLGICLGMQVALIEFARHVAGMDGAHSSEFKRDTPYPVVGLITEWIDEEGKVEVRTEGSDLGGTMRLGSQLCHLVEGSKVRALYGSDTIQERHRHRYEVNNTLLPKIEAAGLKVTGLSADKKLVEIVENPDHPWFVAVQFHPEFTSTPRDGHPLFEGFIQAAGEYMKRHLN
- the relA gene encoding GTP diphosphokinase, yielding MVAVRDTHLKTGFDLNEWMTTLDLPAADKAALFSVFEYCHNRIQDQNEQQRLSKRSAEMIGILLTLHMDMDTLKAAALFPLIEPAYMTVEQVTADFGAVISQLLQGVIDIDAIRFLQQLSSASVSDAQVDNVRRMLLAMVEDVRAVVIKLAERIACLREVKNANEETRVLVAKEISNIYAPLANRLGIGQLKWELEDLSFRYLHPDTYKQIAKLLDEKRLDREHYIQRFVTDTKTALQEAGIDAEVYGRPKHIYSIWRKMQKKNLNFSDLYDVRAVRVVTKRLQDCYAALGIIHTLWHHIPREFDDYVANPKPNGYQSIHTVVLGPEGKTVEIQIRTEQMHQESELGVAAHWKYKEGMQAGKNAAYEERIAWLRKLLAWQEDMVESGSLVDELRTQVFEDRVYVFTPKGDVVDLPAGATPLDFAYQVHSMIGHRCIGAKIDGRIVPFTYQLQTGDQIEIITQKEPNPSRDWMNPNLAFLRTSRGRAKVAAWFRKLDRDKNILAGKELLEKELDRHGFTLSRDELASTVKEFYTRLSLMEFDDLLSGIGSGEVRINQLMNFLEQKLNKPTAEEEDRRLLEQLENKTQHRMKNVKPGKGHIVVQGVGNLMTHVARCCQPIPGDSITGFITQGRGISIHREDCEQFKELSRRNPERIIDAVWGENYSGGYALTVRITANDRSGLLRDITTIIANEKINVLGMRSRSNVKQQTADIDIDMEIYNIETLNRMLAKINQMNDVVSAKRL
- the rlmD gene encoding 23S rRNA (uracil(1939)-C(5))-methyltransferase RlmD, with product MVQFFQPKPKALPTQAVEITIDNLDHHLTGVGRYQGKACFVEGVLPGEKVSVQITEQKKQYAHARLRQVIEPSADRCEPFCPAFKQCGGCNAQMMPQAMQCQAKQQGVQRLFRQLAKIDLPAPLWIESSAPQAYRRVCRLAVKYDKNKRCVLVGFRQKQSQALVEINSCPVLTAALSALIVPLRTLINELSSARDVGHIELYETESGLAMLLRHNGRPPVKDKELLLAFALQHDCALYLQTTGYPEPLADVKPSFYQLDGLRLYFQPGDFLQVNPQVNQRLVNYVREWLAPTATDNVLDLFCGIGNFTLPLAREAASVTGIEGVDEMVQRATHNAEQNQLVNTGFHRADLTKMAEYANAGWQQQCYDLVLLDPGRTGAEAVMPWLAKSGARRIVYVSCNPVTAARDCALLQPGYTLKQWGLLDMFPHTGHVESLFLFERK
- the mazG gene encoding nucleoside triphosphate pyrophosphohydrolase, yielding MTHTYSMQDLLALMQQLRDPENGCPWDKKQTLQSLTAYTIEEAYEVVDSIEQNDLGGLQSELGDLLFQVVFYAQLAQEQGLFNFQDVVNTISEKLVRRHPHVFAGKDFADVAAVSANWEAEKAKERQEKDADAISVLDDIPQSLPALMRAAKIQKRCATVGFDWHELPPVIEKIHEELNEVMAEVNQPELDKKALGEELGDLLFANVNLVRHLGFDPEKILRAGNHKFERRFRALEQIVQSQGRTLKACSLDELEAVWQQVKQME
- the barA gene encoding two-component sensor histidine kinase BarA, coding for MTKYGLRARVLAFTIIPTLLIGTLLAGYFIFHRHQQIENFMIEQGTSVIEPLAIASEYGLTRSSREDLRRLISTSHRRNSPLIKSIAIFTKDNNLFVTSNFHRDFMQMRLPEGRSIPELTSVEHLDDYIILRTPILAENSLSETSLQTSSTPEVIGYMAIQLNIDRSVIAQYRDTATAIFIVLLGLIMSLFFGLNLVHVVIEPINRMVRAVYHIREGRLDTRVRGKMDGELDMLKNGINAMAKAISEYHNEMQQSIDQATSDLRETLEQIEIQNVELDMAKKRAQEAARIKSEFLANMSHELRTPLNGVIGFTRQLFKTQLSLHQRDYLSTIEHSAKNLLSIINDILDFSKLEAGKLTLENIPFNIREMINDTVTLLAPSAHDKKLELSLLVSQPIPDLVAGDPLRLQQIITNIVGNAIKFTEQGMVNIHVSTTPSIDQQKVLLRFRIRDTGIGMDDEQLMRLFQPFIQGDSSISRRYGGTGLGLVISQKLIEQMDGSMQVHSEPNQGSEFTITMPLELVSEEGNIPAEQLLLAGKNVLLWENAIWSRESCLSLLNEWKMQTVLENDEQTYAGASFYAMIIGFAPETPTEQIQHTVDLCLQRYQLDKLIVLINSSDPTLHEKLMQNNKIYSLSKPVIHSKLLQALLQPLPPIQILAEPAEQHKEKLPLRILAVDDNPANLKLIVALLNDLVDEVHSCQDGHLAVSLAEKTRFDIIFMDVQMPIMDGIQACQIIHQNTCNKLTPIIAVTAHASPGERERLMSSGMDEYLSKPIDEIQLKRLLLQFSDLKSTAARLTFIDWNLALEKVKGNEALARDMLQMLVASFDEITPMIEASAAGTECADLLDTIHKLRGGAAYCGVPQLQSSCAGLEQGLRSGLSCSAFEPELLELLDIMAAVKEESAKWLEQAG
- a CDS encoding 1-acyl-sn-glycerol-3-phosphate acyltransferase, which produces MTTSLDELDRYKEIRPYNDNEVPAAIERLISDEELISAVARFRFPHAVNYFGWVLKPLIRRALHKRVANVRTVDDVQQQVAHFMEQMIAKTTDGVTYSGLENLQSGKGYLFISNHRDIAMDPAFVNWGLYQCGLDTARIAIGDNLLRKPCATELMRLNKSFIVKRSAKGPREMAKTFSELSSYIADSLQEGHNIWIAQKEGRAKDGNDCTDPAILKMFHMAGKQKKLGFVEYMQQLNIVPVAISYEYDPGDEAKARELYETSTTGSYQKSEFEDIESIVAGIIGYKGRVHVSVGKPLTDGFETPEELAQVIDRAIHSQYRLFASNVLAAGEASADITAEQRAQFEQRMAAMDPKWRDIAKATYAKPVENQRS